The Rhododendron vialii isolate Sample 1 chromosome 1a, ASM3025357v1 region ACGCATGTCAACACGGCCCTGTCATAAAACAAAGGCTAAAGTTTCTCCACATGAAATAAGAAAAAGCCCAGGCTTCCAAATTTTAACTGCTTCGAGATTGGGAATATGGCGTAATTCATTCAGACAACTACATGGTTAACAGACtaactaaaaaacaaaattaaatacaCAGTATATGTCGTGCTCATGCATCTTAAGCAAATTCAGCTCGATAGGACTATTTGCACCCAGAGCTTAAATGTAAGTTTTCCCCTATTTTGCTTCAACTCCATCTAATGCTATACCATCTACATATCACATATGCATTTCCATTGAAAAACCCAACAATACACAGACGCAAATGCTACCAGAGGCAGGCGGATGCTAGGGAAATCCTCTTGCCCTTGTTGCTTTTAAACTTCAATCAAATAAAATGAATTTGCTCTAGTTGCATTATTTACGAACGGACTTTAATATTTTAATCATGCCAAGTATTTGCTTCAAAATTGATTCTAATGTGAGAATTTCTATTACAAACTCTGTAACTCATTCACCCTAGGAAACCTCCCTCACATTTTTCACCTTTCTGCAGTTCAAGGAACAGGAATGACAAATTTAACAAGATAGCAATATAACTTTATAGCAGGAGACTAGGACTTACAAGAGTTTGGCATTTTTCATCCAAAGAGCACGTCTGAGACGCTTAGACTGTTTCTTAAAATGAAAAGCACCATCTTGCATTGTTGCAGTTTTGTCGACAAGAAGCTCAATTCGGTCACCCCTTTCCAGTATCTTCTCAATGTTATCCACCATGATAGTGCGTACCTGCATTTAATTTTACCAGTTGTGATCATAAAACAAACATAATGACTAACATAAAGGGAAACAAAAagacttgaaagaaaaaaaaatctagaaaatggtTACAAATTGCCATCTTTCCAGAATCTCAGGTGTTTAACCATAAGCAAAAAGAGTAGCACTCCCTTTGATGCATTTTTCGGATGACAGTTTCTATGCATGGCACTAAAAAACAGAAACAGGATCAAGAACCTGTTCAGTTCATTATTGATATAACTGCTTAAGGAAATTTAGTTACATGGGCCAATATCCAGAAACATCAGAACTTCAGAGCAAGTGTATAGGTATGATTAAGGGTACAGGTAAGATGGGACATGTTGAGATGGAAAATCATATGTACATAGGCAGAAGAATTATGCAAACAACTACTACCGGAAATGATACGGTTTCAGACATGCCCATTGCTTCATAGCATCAGAATGATAATTTCTAATATCAAGTTTTCCTGATACCTAGAATGATTGTTCCGTAAAGCCCAGACAGAATTCCAATTGCAAATTAGCTAAAATAAGAACACAAGCGGTAAGGTCAGAAACATATGAAAGGACCAAAAGTGTCATCATTTATATTGAGATAAGAACCAATTCGGATTTTGGAACTTAGTCATAAGTATCTTGGTCATTCATGCATCCTCTCATGTCACCATAAGACGATAAAAATAGGGTAATCCaaggtaaaaagaaaaaactaggAGAAACTACTACAGAAGACAGTTCCAAACTTCCAGTAAATGAAGAACCAGACACTACCTCATTAACTTCACCTCTCACACGATTGAGAGTATCAGCACTTGGGTTACTGGAGAAAAATTCCATTTGCTGATGCAAGACCCTAGAAAATTCATCATTCATGGCATAAGCAGGAGCATAGGGTGCCACTTTGCCATAGTTTTTCATGAACCTCATATGAATATCCTCCAAGTATGAAAATGGGATTCTCCCTGGTTATGCAATCAAAAGAACAATTAGCAGTCCAGCAAATGAGAGCTAGAAATCGAGTGCTAGCCTAGTTATGAGCAAAGCAAGAAGTAATTATTACTATATGTTGGGGAGAATATGATATAGACTAGAAAGACtacat contains the following coding sequences:
- the LOC131327517 gene encoding vesicle-associated membrane protein 714; its protein translation is MAILYAVVARGTTVLAEFSAVSGNTGAVARRILEKLPSEADSRLCFSQDRYIFHILRSDGLTFLCMANDTFGRRIPFSYLEDIHMRFMKNYGKVAPYAPAYAMNDEFSRVLHQQMEFFSSNPSADTLNRVRGEVNEVRTIMVDNIEKILERGDRIELLVDKTATMQDGAFHFKKQSKRLRRALWMKNAKLLAVLTCVIVVLLYIIIAACCGGITLPSCRS